One Littorina saxatilis isolate snail1 linkage group LG12, US_GU_Lsax_2.0, whole genome shotgun sequence genomic region harbors:
- the LOC138981357 gene encoding serine/arginine repetitive matrix protein 2-like isoform X2 yields the protein MFCSVSSTQHKGGVERGVCVSWLPVLFLLVHHPHCLSRSVTEDWAWRAPPGPQLEEEGLGQLVDTVVRAAMAAALSKGHLSPGDPLSSYASAPASFSYPPSLAEHPPEPDPWAVEAGAADRMVRVKTNAVKVDVPMEGGGSSQEPEGMTVQLQPLQLFQGQPGDGVMKISFTIQSKVTRRRTQGPKGSWPIEDVTITQSQPRVTVVQPQDGQQASRKRVRVLQEQRNNVAPPPPKKEEAPASVVKSPSYQQNPAKRPHQSGRHGGKLGKPRKKSPRWARRGLTHPLSPVREEFLEGEDTLEALLARQNVDVDTDESLEDLLMMTDNYKENLAPTPLKGAPSQAASSPDTPASFPDTPAPIATAEDLDETGTFTPQGEKHLTSSADQPVFIAPTAVNKPLSQHPAQHKTTGEQMGTLTQEHLTETEPETKATKIRNMDEDIKSVDEEVSNTYSEASDGDIAPRKQEEAPAKAQEEGVASPVEAESDTSFTSATSAPEEETQSQDNEGGEHNKQSQEQKQDSRGLSESESKSERGFTLEAKEEQGDDPAEAPESIVEAPMVSTAAQKANSVPTSVAPLASQEVEDEDVCGRATSSPLEEGTRSALYRTDSASLESSPIINSPPFAGFPDPTHRELQRVRSVENELDEPGAVTRRSQKGRSAVRRVHSAGPVPHSKNRKTTIIDSTFRTVTIDPSKLTECGRPMSSFLLQSPGKGSTSSDNKWTLMDTVSKSVEELDVEDLDGVMIYGKSLEVLIHDTEETDDALPESDSNPSKSRSLEDLLAEAREGGGVTKGAKLYKEDMVFIARKPLQFSDIPPPAQKDPVEEEEAVDQNAMDFSAISPQKMKDLAEDEGPLVTSSPKLGRRRDGSFKKYQSKMGKSEETLLEVTPLKTERRQRQAARRSISLPMNYDVRKNRSKETLLDDHASLFTPNLGQEAKSSNNSMTTHDDTGRRGGMNRLHRSLGNDSHSVSRSSLDSQRQLGRRSREKVRSKETLIDDAPPPPSQSSMSTGRDESRPDNFSKEEEGSDPHRGSVQARSDRPKRRRQRAAVDSENDPTAPDTVNQAAADQDTADRRSSGRRRRRRQREMDREEAAVEADSQAETDRAPGTPDAHHWEDQVPQLVAAPPPPHTAPLDTEFLDTQDLPPPPPHLLQEDAVSVDLPEAEKHKVETHPQQTLQAQHFDDQDEQNQPPRVRRPKKKREKQVKAISDETPHASSAVEIVDHWQTEQPLEEKPVQEATVEERAFMSSFKQPLHAEQTVGEDFPSLSVKRSTMSADRDSLQEENTAKEAREESMMPVVAEDVVPIAGNLDTVDYGDEPPRARRSGGRPPGNRDENQGPTDTTGRAEARNRSREETESMGRGSKTDMTQAKGRDHRASRDSLVSGENRGSKTDVTQAKGRDHRASRDSLVSGENRGSKTDVTQAKGRDHRASRDSLVSGENRGSKTDVTQAKGRDHRASRDSLVSGENRGLRAVDLDMVSYDDEPPRVRRARRPVETDPRDNDGGALEVIDRPRSEGRMKGRREARGEGGAESERRMRRRRQEGDPALAPPPPQIRVHAASRESLDREDPAPPLPPKQHRSMERLAEYHTEPRRSRSWEVLDQPPQLADQPPELPPKKSKLKKLSCVGGPDMETSQTKPGAKAKKSKDRSSSKDRKKMPPPPAPPVPEGGEYREEPRRRRQREESNKLLHPMGNSFHRESSFDASFEKETHGVRSGKGQGRDGASAYYGDTEDELDDGEDAFTEAPVKPSPVGDTTVSPPQTPKPARKISTGSYGSVTPRPMRSVSFDDGYTPTMSNPPRRHRSKDSLASETSLHSMGYRVRSHSGASQTSVGSNPLMNDPWRAKAGTLHPPHSRSRRSRSIGEPTYSANAGRRRRSRTPNASDANRLYQPRRTRSRTSLPEAPGRGGAPSLPRQSPHDTSLLADDSFCDALSHGYASESAPSAPVRRTESERHPEKNRAREGDGDKPGSPTKSDPLDSASGGETLEERSSKEGSPTKEAPSPTKEKKKKKKFRMPSFSKKKKDSKESTI from the exons ATGTTTTGCAGCGTCAGCAGTACACAGCACAAGGGGGGAGtagagagaggtgtgtgtgttagttggTTGCCTGTGTTGTTCTTGCTGGTCCACCACCCTCACTGTTTGTCTCGCTCAGTGACAGAGGATTGGGCGTGGAGGGCGCCCCCTGGCCCCCAGCTGGAGGAGGAGGGGCTGGGTCAGCTGGTGGACACCGTGGTGCGGGCCGCAATGGCCGCCGCGCTCAGTAAGGGCCACCTCTCTCCCGGGGACCCTCTCTCTTCTTACGCTAGTGCCCCCGCTTCCTTTTCTtaccctccctccctcgctGAACACCCCCCTGAACCCGACCCTTGGGCTGTAGAGGCTGGTGCGGCAGATAGGATGGTGCGGGTCAAGACTAACGCGGTCAAGGTGGACGTccccatggagggcggggggtccTCACAGGAGCCCGAGGGGATGACAGTACAGCTCCAGCCCCTCCAGCTGTTCCAGGGGCAGCCAGGGGATGGTGTGATGAAGATCTCCTTCACCATCCAGTCCAAGGTCACGCGCCGCAGAACGCAGGGCCCAAAGGGGTCGTGGCCCATCGAGGATGTGACCATCACGCAGTCACAGCCCCGGGTCACCGTCGTACAGCCACAGGATGGCCAGCAGGCCAGCAGGAAGAGAGTGAGGGTGCTTCAGGAGCAGCGGAACAACgtcgcccctccacccccaaaGAAGGAGGAAGCCCCAGCCAGCGTAGTGAAGAGCCCCAGCTATCAGCAGAACCCGGCCAAGCGACCACACCAGTCGGGCCGACATGGGGGAAAGCTGGGCAAGCCTAGGAAGAAGTCGCCCCGCTGGGCTCGCCGAGGGCTCACTCATCCTCTGTCCCCTGTTAGAGAAGAGTTCCTGGAAGGGGAGGACACTCTGGAAGCGCTGCTGGCTCGGCAGAACGTGGACGTGGACACAGACGAAAGTCTGGAGGACTTGCTGATGATGACCGACAACTACAAGGAGAACCTGGCCCCCACTCCGCTCAAAGGGGCTCCGTCACAGGCAGCCTCCTCTCCTGACACGCCCGCCTCCTTTCCTGACACGCCCGCACCTATCGCCACGGCTGAGGACCTGGATGAGACTGGGACCTTCACGCCTCAAGGAGAGAAACACCTCACCAGCTCAGCTGATCAGCCTGTCTTCATCGCGCCCACAGCGGTCAACAAGCCCCTGTCCCAGCacccagcacagcacaagaCAACCGGTGAACAGATGGGGACATTGACCCAGGAGCATTTGACTGAGACTGAGCCGGAAACAAAGGCGACCAAGATCCGCAACATGGACGAGGACATCAAGTCTGTAGACGAAGAAGTGTCCAACACCTACTCTGAGGCCTCTGACGGGGACATTGCTCCCAGGAAGCAGGAAGAAGCTCCAGCAAAAGCACAGGAGGAGGGAGTGGCAAGCCCAGTGGAGGCTGAGAGTGACACAAGCTTCACCTCCGCTACCTCTGCTCCAGAAGAAGAAACACAAAGCCAGGACAATGAGGGCGGTGAACACAACAAGCAAAGCCAAGAACAAAAACAGGACAGCAGAGGtctatcagaatcagaatcTAAAAGTGAAAGAGGGTTTACTTTGGAAGCCAAGGAGGAACAAGGGGATGACCCTGCAGAGGCACCAGAGTCCATTGTAGAAGCTCCCATGGTGTCCACAGCTGCTCAGAAAGCTAATAGTGTTCCAACCAGTGTCGCCCCGTTGGCCAGCCAGGAGGTAGAGGATGAAGATGTTTGTGGTCGTGCCACTAGTTCCCCACTTGAGGAAGGGACCAGGTCTGCCCTGTACAGAACAGACTCTGCCTCGCTGGAAAGCTCCCCTATCATCAACAGCCCTCCCTTTGCCGGCTTCCCAGACCCCACCCACCGGGAGCTGCAGAGAGTGCGCAGCGTGGAGAATGAGCTGGACGAGCCGGGTGCCGTCACCAGACGATCTCAGAAAGGTCGCTCCGCTGTTCGCCGCGTCCACAGTGCAGGGCCTGTTCCCCACTCCAAGAATCGCAAGACGACCATCATCGACTCCACCTTTCGCACGGTCACCATCGACCCCTCCAAGCTGACCGAGTGTGGCAGGCCCATGTCCTCGTTTTTGCTGCAGTCTCCGGGCAAGGGATCCACGTCCAGCGACAACAAGTGGACTCTGATGGACACGGTGTCAAAGTCGGTGGAGGAGCTGGACGTGGAGGACCTGGACGGCGTCATGATCTACGGCAAGTCCCTGGAGGTCCTCATTCACGACACTGAGGAGACGGACGATGCCCTGCCCGAGTCTGACTCCAACCCCAGCAAGTCGCGCTCCTTGGAAGACCTGCTGGCCGAGGccagggaggggggcggggtgACCAAGGGGGCCAAGCTGTACAAGGAAGACATGGTGTTCATCGCCAGGAAGCCCTTGCAGTTCTCAGACATCCCTCCCCCTGCTCAGAAAGACCCAGTGGAAGAAGAGGAGGCTGTTGACCAGAACGCCATGGATTTTTCCGCCATCTCGCCCCAGAAGATGAAAGATCTCGCGGAAGATGAGGGACCCCTTGTGACCAGCTCTCCCAAGCTGGGTCGGCGGCGGGACGGGTCGTTCAAGAAGTACCAGTCCAAGATGGGCAAGTCGGAGGAGACGCTGCTGGAGGTGACGCCTCTCAAGACAGAGCGCAGGCAGCGCCAAGCGGCCAGGAGGTCCATCAGTCTGCCCATGAACTACGACGTCCGCAAGAACCGCTCAAAGGAGACGCTGCTTGACGACCACGCCTCACTCTTCACACCAAACTTGGGGCAGGAAGCCaagagcagcaacaacagcatgACGACGCATGATGACACTGGGCGACGCGGTGGCATGAACAGGTTGCACCGAAGCCTGGGGAACGACTCGCACTCTGTGTCACGCAGCAGTCTGGACAGCCAGCGACAGCTCGGCCGACGAAGCAGAGAAAAAGTGAGGTCAAAGGAGACGCTGATAGACGatgcccccccacccccttcacaGTCCAGCATGAGCACTGGGCGCGACGAGAGCAGACCGGACAACTTCAGCAAGGAGGAGGAGGGCAGCGACCCTCACAGGGGGTCAGTCCAGGCCAGGTCTGACCGGCCCAAGAGACGCAGGCAGAGGGCTGCAGTGGACAGCGAGAATGACCCCACCGCGCCAGACACTGTCAACCAAGCAGCTGCTGACCAGGACACGGCTGACCGGCGTAGCTCGGgcaggagaaggagaagaagacagagagagatggacaggGAGGAGGCAGCAGTGGAGGCAGACAGTCAAGCAGAGACTGACAGAGCTCCAGGCACACCTGATGCACACCATTGGGAGGATCAAGTACCACAGCTGGTGGCagcacccccaccaccacacactGCACCTCTTGATACAGAGTTTCTGGACACTCAGGActtgccccctccccctccacaccTGCTCCAGGAAGACGCTGTGTCTGTAGATTTGCCTGAAGCAGAGAAACACAAGGTGGAAACACACCCACAACAAACTCTCCAGGCACAACATTTTGATGACCAAGATGAACAAAATCAGCCACCGAGGGTTAGGCGaccaaagaagaaaagagagaaacaggTGAAAGCCATTTCAGACGAGACTCCACACGCATCAAGCGCTGTAGAGATTGTGGATCACTGGCAGACGGAACAGCCCTTGGAGGAAAAGCCTGTGCAAGAAGCGACGGTGGAAGAGAGGGCATTCATGTCGTCTTTCAAGCAACCTCTCCATGCAGAACAGACTGTGGGCGAAGACTTTCCTTCCTTGTCCGTCAAGCGCTCAACAATGTCAGCAGATAGGGATTCCCTGCAGGAAGAGAACACAGCCAAGGAGGCTAGAGAGGAATCCATGATGCCAGTAGTGGCAGAAGATGTGGTACCTATCGCAGGTAACCTTGACACAGTGGACTATGGGGACGAACCTCCCCGAGCCCGAAGGTCAGGTGGACGACCGCCAGGCAACAGGGATGAGAACCAGGGTCCCACAGACACCACAGGCAGAGCTGAAGCCAGGAACAGATCAAGGGAGGAGACAGAGTCAATGGGCAGAGGGTCCAAGACTGATATGACTCAAGCCAAGGGAAGAGATCACAGGGCGTCCAGAGACAGCTTGGTGTCAGGAGAGAACAGAGGGTCGAAGACTGATGTGACTCAAGCCAAGGGAAGAGATCACAGGGCGTCCAGAGACAGCCTGGTGTCAGGAGAGAACAGAGGGTCCAAGACTGATGTGACTCAAGCCAAGGGAAGAGATCACAGGGCGTCCAGAGACAGCCTGGTGTCAGGAGAGAACAGAGGGTCCAAGACTGATGTGACTCAAGCCAAGGGAAGAGATCACAGGGCGTCCAGAGACAGCCTGGTGTCAGGGGAGAACAGAGGCCTGAGGGCGGTCGATCTGGACATGGTCAGCTATGACGACGAGCCGCCCAGGGTCAGGAGAGCCAGGCGCCCGGTGGAGACTGACCCCAGAGACAATGACGGTGGAGCCCTGGAGGTCATCGACAGGCCAAGGTCAGAGGGTCGCATGAAGGGTCGGAGAGAGGCTAGAGGTGAAGGTGGagcagagagtgagagacggATGAGGAGGAGGCGGCAGGAGGGAGACCCAGCCCTGGCCCCGCCCCCGCCCCAGATCCGCGTGCACGCAGCATCCAGGGAGAGTCTGGACAGAGAGGACCCGGCTCCACCCCTGCCCCCTAAACAACACCGCTCCATGGAACGCTTGGCAGAATACCACACGGAACCACGCAGGTCAAGGTCATGGGAAGTCCTTGACCAGCCCCCTCAGCTTGCCGATCAGCCTCCCGAGCTTCCTCCCAAAAAGAGCAAGCTGAAGAAACTGTCATGTGTGGGTGGACCAGACATGGAGACTTCACAGACCAAACCTGGTGCAAAAGCCAAGAAGTCTAAAGACCGTTCTTCATCCAAGGACAGGAAAAAgatgccccctccccccgccccccctgtCCCTGAGGGAGGTGAGTACCGGGAGGAGCCAAGGAGGCGACGTCAGCGAGAAGAATCCAACAAGCTGCTGCACCCCATGGGCAATTCCTTCCACAGAGAAAGCTCCTTTGATGCATCCTTTGAGAAAGAAACGCATGGCGTGAGGTCAGGAAAAGGTCAAGGAAGGGATGGTGCATCTGCGTACTACGGGGACACAGAGGATGAACTGGATGACGGGGAGGACGCTTTTACAGAGGCACCCGTAAAGCCAAGCCCTGTAGGGGACACAACGGTGTCACCGCCACAGACGCCCAAACCCGCACGGAAGATCTCCACCGGCAGTTACGGGTCAGTGACACCCAGACCCATGAGATCCGTGTCGTTTGACGATGGTTACACCCCCACCATGTCCAATCCCCCTCGGCGCCACCGGTCCAAAGATTCCTTGGCCAGTGAGACGTCGCTGCACTCGATGGGCTACAGAGTGCGCTCCCACTCGGGGGCCAGTCAAACCAGCGTGGGTAGCAACCCTCTCATGAACGACCCGTGGCGAGCTAAGGCAGGCACTCTTCACCCTCCGCACTCAAGGTCGCGCAGGTCGCGGTCCATTGGAGAACCCACCTACAGCGCCAACGCGGGCAGACGACGAAGGTCACGCACCCCTAACGCGAGTGACGCTAACCGACTGTACCAGCCTCGCAGAACTCGCTCTCGCACCTCCCTCCCCGAGGCCCCTGGGAGAGGTGGCGCCCCCTCTCTGCCAAGACAATCTCCCCACGATACTTCCCTGCTTGCTGATGACAGCTTCTGTGATGCATTGAGCCACGGCTATGCCAGTG AATCGGCCCCCTCTGCACCCGTGCGCCGAACAGAATCTGAGAGACACCCAGAGAAAAACCGTGCGC gtgagGGAGATGGAGACAAGCCGGGCTCGCCCACCAAGTCGGACCCCCTGGACAGTGCCAGCGGCGGGGAGACACTGGAGGAACGCAGCAGCAAGGAG GGCTCACCCACCAAGGAAGCCCCGTCGCCcacaaaggaaaagaagaagaagaagaaattccGCATGCCGTCTTTctccaagaagaagaaggacagcAAGGAGAGCACCATCTGA